Proteins encoded together in one Ciona intestinalis chromosome 1, KH, whole genome shotgun sequence window:
- the LOC104265351 gene encoding uncharacterized protein PB18E9.04c-like translates to MTSVQTLTGICIAASNTTNTTPAGVMTTAAATTSNETSSFGFSGDGADTITVATTTSNETSTFGFSGDGADITTVATSTSNETSSFGFSGDGADTTTVTDSMITTTNKTIFTQTTPMTLLVAPSGNQTSGVTTTVAPSGNQTSGVVTTVAPSGNQTSGVVTTVAPSGNQTSGVATTVAPSGNQTSGVVTTVAPSGNQTSGVATTVAPSGTTVGSTPAPAQSTTSYVSTGGATTTESSTINVTSTAATVVTFCTFEQIQLAEGNFTFNMTAINAVASSTQRCSDGRAIATRVCLAGGAWKEPSVLACSASTESTLSSLANATLSKKAETVFLLSSASNISATDVENIKVFLTSSVATANSTSVSEVNLVIGVVENLQNSTQVGGGSALVELVAQFAIKVELKSGENVTIRSKTLTATVSVVSVDSDATITPVALSSSSDAAISGITIPKSAFPSTGGAPVRVLAMVSDKSLYPAAPANIPGSVTGNVVSLNIGTSSGASKIQNLDPPIEINWDISSKLTSVPDQAQTSKTVLSVCVFLDTTTNTYSQSGIQIAPGQQSSTTQTCQVTHLTSIALISQVTVTPVSSPRPTTIYIVGCAFAIFGLLVVAFVHLLFKQLRNDPLSNMVAQFCFWAAMVFVMFLISSTTWTTLPRPNCLAVASFHHLFLLIALGWLTILSFSAMRSLKRPMEWILLYKQCEQPRRNSAIIKWSLLVYIVAIVLCVVVVAPVVGVVEPLNTNVQGAIIPHANAYASSDACLVKGPALYYGLAIPGGLMLLASLLLSLYATILVSVVREKIEVSFQGYMSSFVEVKQLGENIFMMSVLMCVTIIVGLIRGGWDQWPLRNYVTMDTLFGVFGIILGVLAIIIFCLRTSHVRSLIARGFRSVCPTTGDYYLTDESRERAQPSSAQGVELTGAKKSSSLRGAKTQDTSFNRNENRISASRISCETDSEIREARREESRRVYLQ, encoded by the exons ATGACAAGCGTACAAACATTAACAGGAATTTGTATTGCAGCatcaaacacaacaaataCCACCCCAGCAGGCGTGATGACAACCGCGGCAG CCACTACAAGCAATGAAACGTCTTCGTTTGGTTTTTCTGGCGACGGTGCAGACACGATAACAGTTGCAA CTACAACGAGTAATGAAACTTCTACGTTTGGATTTTCCGGCGACGGTGCTGACATCACAACAGTAGCAA CATCGACAAGCAATGAAACGTCCTCGTTTGGGTTTTCCGGTGACGGTGCTGACACAACAACAGTTACAG ATTCCATGATTACGACGACAAATAAGACCATATTCACTCAAACAACGCCCATGACATTACTTG tggcaccatctggaaaccaaacatctggtgttacaacaacagtggcaccatctggaaaccaaacatctggtGTCGTAACAACAGTTGCACCatctggaaaccaaacatctggtgtggtaacaacagtcgcaccatctggaaaccaaacatctggtgtggcaacaacagtcgcaccatctggaaaccaaacatctggtGTTGTAACAACAGTGGCACCATCTGGAAACCAAACGTCTggtgtggcaacaacagtcgcacCATCTGGAACAACAGTAGGATCAACCCCAGCACCAGCACAATCTACTACTTCGTATGTTTCAACAG GTGGGGCAACAACCACAGAATCAAGTACCATAAATGTGACAAGTACAGCAGCAACTGTTGTGACTTTTTGTACCTTTGAACAAATACAACTTGCTGAAGGAAACTTTACATTCAACATGACAGCAATAAATGCAGTAGCAAGTTCTACCCAGAGATGTAGTGATG GCCGTGCAATAGCAACTCGGGTCTGTCTTGCTGGTGGAGCATGGAAAGAACCATCTGTTCTTGCCTGTAGTGCCTCAACAGAAAGTACTCTCAGCTCATTG GCAAACGCAACTTTGTCTAAAAAAGCTGAGACTGTTTTCTTGCTTTCAAGTGCTTCTAATATTTCTGCAACAGATGTTGagaatattaaagtttttctgACCTCAAGTGTTGCTACTGCAAACTCA ACATCTGTGAGCGAAGTGAATTTAGTAATTGGTGTCGTGGAAAATTTGCAAAACAGCACACAAGTTGGGGGTGGTTCTGCTTTAGTGGAATTGGTTGCACAGTTTGCTATCAAAGTTGAACTTAAAAGTGGAG aaaatgtGACCATCCGATCAAAAACTCTAACAGCAACTGTTTCTGTGGTCAGTGTTGACAGTGATGCAACAATCACACCTGTTGCCTTATCATCATCATCAGATGCAGCGATAAGTGGCATCACTATTCCAAAATCTGCATTTCCATCTACAGGGGGTGCACCTGTCAGAGTACTTGCAATGGTTTCAGACAAAAGCCTTTATCCAGCTGCACCAGCAAACATACCAGGATCAGTCACAG GAAATGTAGTCAGTTTGAACATTGGAACCTCATCTGGAGCaagcaaaatacaaaacttagaCCCGCCTATTGAAATTAACTGGGATATATCAAGCAAACTAACAAGTGTTCCAGATCAG GCACAAACAAGCAAAACGGTTCTATCTGTTTGCGTGTTCTTGGACACAACAACCAACACATACTCTCAGTCTGGCATACAGATAGCACCGGGTCAACAAAGTTCTACAACCCAGACTTGCCAAGTTACACATTTAACATCGATAGCTCTAATATCTCAG GTTACTGTTACACCAGTGAGTTCTCCCCGACCAACAACGATCTACATTGTGGGATGTGCTTTTGCCATATTTGGTCTTCTTGTAGTTGCATTTGTTCACTTACTTTTCAA acaATTACGTAATGATCCTCTATCAAATATGGTCGCGCAGTTCTGCTTCTGGGCAGCCATGGTGTTTGTCATGTTTTTAATCTCCTCCACAACATGGACAACACTTCCACGACCAAACTGTCTTGCTGTGGCATCATTCCATCACCTATTCCTTCTTATTGCACTGGGCTGGTTGACCATTTTATCTTTCTCAGCAATGAGAAGTTTAAAGAGACCAATGGAGTGGATTCTTCTTTATAAACAATGTGAGCAGCCAAGAAGGAACTCAGCTATTATCAA ATGGAGTCTCTTGGTTTACATTGTTGCAATAGTTCTGTGTGTTGTGGTGGTCGCACCTGTTGTTGGGGTTGTAGAACCTCTCAATACAAATG TTCAAGGGGCAATCATACCACATGCGAATGCATACGCCAGCAGTGATGCCTGTCTGGTCAAAGGACCTGCTCTATATTATGGGCTTGCCATCCCAGGTGGTCTAATGTTACTTGCATCACTTCTACTATCATTATATGCAACGATACTTGTGTCTGTGGTCAGAGAAAAAATAGAG gTTAGTTTTCAAGGCTACATGTCATCCTTTGTTGAGGTGAAACAACTTggggaaaatattttcatgatGTCTGTTCTTATGTGCGTGACTATTATTGTCGGTCTTATTCGTGGGGGTTGGGACCAGTGGCCGTTACGCAATTATGTGACTATGGACACATTGTTTGGAGTGTTTGGTATTATTTTG gGTGTTCTTGCGATTATCATCTTCTGTTTGAGAACAAGCCATGTAAGGTCACTGATCGCACGCGGATTCAGGAGTGTGTGTCCCACTACTGGTGATTACTATTTAACTGATGAATCAAGAGAGAGAGCACAACCGTCATCCGCACAAGGCGTGGAGCTGACAGGCGCAAAGAAGTCGTCTAGTTTGAGAGGAGCAAAAACACAAGACACTAGTTTTAACAGGAATGAAAATCGTATCTCTGCTTCTAGGATAAGTTGTGAAACAGATTCTGAAATCAGAGAAGCGAGAAGGGAAGAGTCAAGAAGAGTCTACTTGCAATGA
- the LOC100178637 gene encoding probable ATP-dependent RNA helicase DHX34 isoform X1: protein MDDFNWEFYRSELNKIFFHNESSIPNGSKKYEDFWMFFKRFRKYQAKHGLTNQPTESNTSNCSERLGLPSCFSTRFKINCEVANFDEILEKRRHKSKKSTRPTDRYSEVDDGLTATRLKEFHSGILHYLDFCQKQSFQKLKKLKTEQSNLPIAQYRERIVEAVKSSQVVIVAGDTGCGKSTQVPQYLLRSGFTNIACTQPRRIAAISLSKRVGFETLNQYGSQVAYKIRFEGTKTSSTRILFLTEGLLLRQMQQDGNLAQYSVIILDEIHERHLQSDLLLGLLRNLISSGNTELRLVLMSATINLELFCKYFEDSPVIQVPGRLYPIQVQYHPISMEDKGNKSSKLDPRPYIRILQKIDKKYPSSERGDLLIFLPGMQEITIIEEAAKAYAEETKNWIILPLHSTLSIEEQNKVFDIAPDGVRKCILSTNIAETSVTVDGVRFVADSGRVKEMSFDAQFKMKRLQEFWVSRASAEQRKGRAGRTGPGVCFRLYSEEDYEAFAEYSVPEIQRVPLDSLILQMKSMGIDDVRKFSFIEPPPESALNNAILGLKEQEALGRDEEISPLGEMLAQLPVDVAIGKMLIMGSLFDVIEPVMSVASVLSVQSPYTRSAYNNPEMVARRRPIESTHGDPITLLNLFDEWIKVKAEGKASSRTWCKRRGLEEQRFYEMANIKRQFTDLLRGNSLLSGEKESSHGGETSHKRKQRHADRKRLRQLKEEERTESRKRKVLKMTDHKYVAVATDDASDADDDETVSLTTNVKDLEFKVRHDLDKLYKASSEERNFTLKDVILLKVILCSGLYPQLAFPDNCNSYTADSDQVFHTKNKLFVVLHPNSYFANHPDILEPVGKDDDITEGKSSQRGLLSHKHQLLSYVSLLETTKPYLVNTMRVPTLQTLLLFSQSLDTDGGCKRIIVDEWIEICISDATQSQGIVASCLQLRTAWNQLLKLRINASKKEGLGSTRSTRNLQKFLGIKLPEFLDSKVEYKVRRITAADKKKLYVGPNINSEYSDEEIGNFAVKLSQAVPHPSKGGIQLSPFLTYNCLSDGMNMGGDYLREFWTCPNCNVKLPLTVSERLRHQAVCTGEENTEADCASTSQNEGSTAIPSLQKDYHCTVCNEMFKFSAVEILKHKRSHAKQ from the exons ATGGACGACTTTAACTGGGAATTTTACAGATCAGAGCTGAATAAG atattttttcaCAATGAAAGTTCTATTCCCAATGGTTCGAAAAAATACGAAGATTTTTGgatgttttttaaaaggtttcGAAAATACCAGGCAAAACATGGACTTACAAATCAACCAACTGAATCAAACACAAGCAATTGTAGTGAAAGGTTGGGTTTGCCAAGTTGTTTTAGTACAAG gtttaaaataaattgtgaaGTTGCAAATTTTGATGAAATTTTGGAGAAACGTCGTCACAAAAGTAAAAAGTCGACAAG ACCCACAGACAGATACAGTGAAGTAGACGATGGTTTAACAGCAACCAGACTCAAGGAATTCCACTCAGGAATTTTACATTATCTTGATTTCtgtcaaaaacaaagttttcaaaagttaaaaaaactgaaaactgAACAATCCAATCTTCCCATTGCTCAATACAGAGAGAGAATTGTAGAAGCTGTAAAAAGCTCACAG GTTGTTATAGTGGCTGGTGACACTGGGTGCGGAAAATCAACCCAAGTTCCACAGTATTTACTAAGATCTGGATTCACCAATATAGCTTGTACACAACCACGCAGAATAGCAGCAATCTCACTTTCAAAACGGGTTGGATTTGAGACATTGAACCAGTATGGTTCACAAGTGGCGTACAAAATTCG GTTTGAAGGAACAAAGACTTCATCAACGAGAATATTATTTCTAACTGAAGGTTTATTACTGCGACAAATGCAGCAAGATGGAAACCTTGCTCAGTATAGTGTTATAATATTAGATGAG ATCCATGAGCGTCACTTGCAGTCTGATCTTCTCCTTGGTTTGTTGAGAAATTTAATTTCTTCAGGAAACACAGAGTTACGTCTCGTGCTGATGTCCGCAACCATAAACCTTGAGttattttgcaaatattttgaagACTCGCCCGTCATTCAAGTTCCTGGACGACTTTATCCTATTCAAGTGCAATATCATCCTATTTCtatg GAGGACAAAGGAAACAAGTCAAGTAAATTAGATCCTCGGCCATATATCCGGATCTTACAGAAGATTGATAAAAAGTATCCGTCATCAGAACGAGGAgatttgttgatttttcttCCAGGAATGCAG GAAATAACAATAATAGAAGAAGCTGCCAAAGCTTATGCAGAGGAAACAAAAAACTGGATAATTCTTCCTCTTCATAGTACATTGTCCATAGAAGAGCAAAACAAA GTGTTTGATATAGCACCAGACGGTGTtagaaaatgcattttatcaACGAACATTGCCGAAACTTCTGTCACGGTTGACGGAGTTCGTTTCGTTGCCGATTCTGGCCGTGTAAAGGAGATGAGCTTCGATGCtcagtttaaaatgaaacgaCTTCAGGAGTTCTGGGTTAGCAGGGCAAGCGCTGAACaaagaaaag GTCGTGCTGGACGTACCGGACCTGGTGTTTGTTTCCGTCTTTATTCTGAGGAAGATTACGAAGCATTTGCTGAATATTCTGTACCTGAAATACAACGCGTGCCACTTGATTCTCTGATACTGCAG ATGAAGAGCATGGGAATCGATGATGTGCGGAAATTCTCGTTTATTGAACCTCCACCAGAGAGCGCTCTTAACAATGCAATACTCGGGTTGAAAGAACAGGAAGCGTTGGGGCGTGATGAAGAGATTTCTCCACTCGGAGAAATGTTAGCTCAGCTGCCAGTAGATGTCGCTATag GCAAAATGTTGATCATGGGAAGCTTATTTGACGTTATTGAGCCGGTGATGTCAGTTGCTTCGGTTCTCAGCGTTCAATCCCCTTATACAAGGTCAGCATATAATAACCCCGAGATGGTGGCAAGGAGGCGACCCATTGAATCCACACACGGAGATCCTATAACTTTACTCAATCTCTTTGATGAATGGATTAAG GTTAAAGCTGAGGGCAAAGCATCAAGTCGTACTTGGTGTAAAAGGCGGGGATTGGAGGAACAAAGATTTTATGAAATGGCAAATATTAAGAGGCAGTTCACCGATTTACTTCGA GGTAATTCCTTGTTGTCGGGTGAAAAAGAGTCGAGTCATGGTGGGGAGACGAGTCACAAACGTAAACAACGACATGCAGATCGAAAAAGATTACGTCAGCTTAAAGAGGAAGAAAG GACGGAATCTCGCAAACGtaaagttttgaaaatgaCCGATCATAAGTACGTCGCCGTAGCAACCGATGATGCGAGCGATGCAGATGATGATGAAACCGTTTCCTTGACGACCAACGTGAAGGATCTAGAGTTTAAAGTCCGACATGATCTCGATAAATTGTACAAG GCATCCAGTGAGGAGCGTAACTTTACTCTTAAAGATGTCATCTTGTTGAAAGTTATTCTATGTTCTGGTCTCTATCCCCAGCTAGCGTTTCCTGATAATTGTAATTCCTACACAGCAGATTCAGATCAA gttttcCACACAAAGAACAAACTTTTTGTTGTTCTTCACCCGAACAGTTACTTCGCGAATCACCCGGATATCCTTGAACCTGTTGGTAAggatgatgacatcacagagggCAAATCATCACAAAGGGGATTGTTAAGTCACAAACATCAGCTCTTGTCATATGTGTCACTGCTAGAAACAACCAAACCTTATTTAGTTAACACTATGAGG GTTCCTACCCTTCAGACTCTTCTTCTATTCTCACAATCATTGGACACAGATGGCGGATGTAAAAGGATAATTGTTGACGAATGGATTGAAATTTGCATCTCTGATGCCACACAAAGTCAAGGCATTGTCGCATCATGTTTACAACTTCGTACTGCTTGGAACcaacttttaaagttaagaATTAACGCTTCAAAGAAAgaag GCTTGGGTTCCACTCGTTCAACTCGAAACCTTCAAAAATTTCTTGGAATAAAACTTCCTGAATTTCTCGATTCCAAAGTTGAATACAAAGTACGAAGAATAACCGCTGCAGATAAAAAGAAACTTTATGTCGGACCCAACATCAATTCTGAGTACAGTGATGAAG AAATCGGAAATTTTGCTGTAAAATTATCCCAAGCTGTGCCTCACCCTTCTAAAGGAGGCATCCAGTTATCTCCATTCCTGACATATAACTGCTTGAGTGATGGCATGAACATGGGTGGGGATTACTTGCGAGAATTCTGGACATGCCCCAACTGTAATGTGAAGCTTCCTCTTACAGTATCAGAGCGGTTACGCCATCAAGCTGTTTGCACTGGAGAAGAAAATACAGAG GCTGACTGTGCCAGCACTTCACAGAATGAAGGAAGTACAGCAATACCTTCACTACAGAAGGACTACCACTGCACTGTTTGCAATGAAATGTTCAAATTTTCTGCCGTTGAAATCTTAAAACACAAACGTTCACATGCAAAACAATAG
- the LOC100181003 gene encoding coiled-coil domain-containing protein 51-like, with amino-acid sequence MMNKTFTGKLSILSKTTCQSYTKPSRCAKLYEMKLKTNTMVSCRIIPCVHFMDAASDKTKEIKTISLDKTKQTISGISKQWNHFYQKYEQFIGLTDVQNAQNQVQKREEHFLQARAEERRAVREVLAIRDQLKHVRERLSHVNYSNPLYPQLANEQHELVTKEEGMKLTLENAEENERDSFQKLSAAMRNSYEKERARVEQTKNWSLIGSIIGTILGMIGGSYINRVRTNDLRHMIVEHDHSKDIQEDIAKVLPFVHERYEDIKDSVSQLQACLVRGLLDNPPEENETEGNTMVFRQFDVQLKELKALCNSISVRLQHQTSPTTTSTTVTKTLSELNQKLERLEELLGKETKSEHLVQKSSNDQESKTEITQAKVDNLPNADSSQFGLSSPVTAVLWGAIITAVYYIITV; translated from the exons ATgatgaataaaacttttacCGGAAAGTTATCTATTCTATCAAAAACGACATGCCAAAGTTACACGAAGCCATCACGGTGTGCCAAGTTGTACGAAATGAAACTCAAAACCAATACAATGGTTTCGTGTCGTATTATACCATGCGTTCATTTCATGGACGCTGCAAGTGATaaaaccaaagagattaaaaccatctcTTTGgataaaaccaaacaaacaatatctgGCATTTCGAAACAGTGGAATCATTTCTACCAAAAATACGAGCAGTTTATCGGCTTAACAGACGTTCAGAATGCACAAAATCAAGTGCAAAAG cgGGAAGAGCACTTTTTGCAAGCAAGAGCAGAAGAGAGAAGAGCAGTTCGTGAAGTTTTAGCAATTCGTGATCAGTTAAAACATGTGAGGGAAAGATTAAGCCACGTCAATTATTCCAATCCATTGTATCCACAACTGGCAAATGAACAACATGAGCTGGTTACAAAAGAAGAAGG AATGAAACTGACACTGGAGAACGCAGAAGAGAATGAACGAGATTCCTTCCAAAAGTTATCTGCAGCGATGCGGAACAGTTACGAGAAAGAAAGAGCACGAGTGGAGCAAACAAAGAACTGGTCTCTGATTGGTTCAATCATAGGAACAATTCTTG GTATGATTGGAGGAAGTTATATTAACAGAGTTCGAACGAATGATTTACGTCACATGATCGTTGAGCACGACCACAGCAAGGATATTCAAGAAGATATAGCTAAG GTGCTGCCTTTTGTTCACGAAAGATATGAAGATATAAAGGATTCTGTATCTCAACTACAAGCATGTCTTGTTCGTGGTTTGCTGGATAACCCACCTGAGGAGAATGAAACAGAAGGCAACACAATG GTGTTCCGGCAGTTTGATGTTCAATTAAAGGAGTTAAAAGCTCTTTGCAACAGTATCAGTGTACGACTGCAACACCAGACTTCTCCTACTACAACTTCCACTACTGTTACTAAAACATTATCAGAACTTAACCAAAAACTTGAGCGTTTGGAAGAACTTTTAGGAAAGGAAACAAAATCTGAACATTTGGTCCAAAAGAGCAGTAATGATCAAGAGTCTAAGACTGAGATAACTCAAGCAAAAGTTGACAATCTACCTAATGCTGATTCTAGTCAATTTGGGTTGTCGAGTCCCGTCACTGCTGTTTTATGGGGGGCAATCATAACAGCTGTGTATTACATAATAACGGTGTAA
- the LOC100178637 gene encoding probable ATP-dependent RNA helicase DHX34 isoform X2: MDDFNWEFYRSELNKIFFHNESSIPNGSKKYEDFWMFFKRFRKYQAKHGLTNQPTESNTSNCSERFKINCEVANFDEILEKRRHKSKKSTRPTDRYSEVDDGLTATRLKEFHSGILHYLDFCQKQSFQKLKKLKTEQSNLPIAQYRERIVEAVKSSQVVIVAGDTGCGKSTQVPQYLLRSGFTNIACTQPRRIAAISLSKRVGFETLNQYGSQVAYKIRFEGTKTSSTRILFLTEGLLLRQMQQDGNLAQYSVIILDEIHERHLQSDLLLGLLRNLISSGNTELRLVLMSATINLELFCKYFEDSPVIQVPGRLYPIQVQYHPISMEDKGNKSSKLDPRPYIRILQKIDKKYPSSERGDLLIFLPGMQEITIIEEAAKAYAEETKNWIILPLHSTLSIEEQNKVFDIAPDGVRKCILSTNIAETSVTVDGVRFVADSGRVKEMSFDAQFKMKRLQEFWVSRASAEQRKGRAGRTGPGVCFRLYSEEDYEAFAEYSVPEIQRVPLDSLILQMKSMGIDDVRKFSFIEPPPESALNNAILGLKEQEALGRDEEISPLGEMLAQLPVDVAIGKMLIMGSLFDVIEPVMSVASVLSVQSPYTRSAYNNPEMVARRRPIESTHGDPITLLNLFDEWIKVKAEGKASSRTWCKRRGLEEQRFYEMANIKRQFTDLLRGNSLLSGEKESSHGGETSHKRKQRHADRKRLRQLKEEERTESRKRKVLKMTDHKYVAVATDDASDADDDETVSLTTNVKDLEFKVRHDLDKLYKASSEERNFTLKDVILLKVILCSGLYPQLAFPDNCNSYTADSDQVFHTKNKLFVVLHPNSYFANHPDILEPVGKDDDITEGKSSQRGLLSHKHQLLSYVSLLETTKPYLVNTMRVPTLQTLLLFSQSLDTDGGCKRIIVDEWIEICISDATQSQGIVASCLQLRTAWNQLLKLRINASKKEGLGSTRSTRNLQKFLGIKLPEFLDSKVEYKVRRITAADKKKLYVGPNINSEYSDEEIGNFAVKLSQAVPHPSKGGIQLSPFLTYNCLSDGMNMGGDYLREFWTCPNCNVKLPLTVSERLRHQAVCTGEENTEADCASTSQNEGSTAIPSLQKDYHCTVCNEMFKFSAVEILKHKRSHAKQ; the protein is encoded by the exons ATGGACGACTTTAACTGGGAATTTTACAGATCAGAGCTGAATAAG atattttttcaCAATGAAAGTTCTATTCCCAATGGTTCGAAAAAATACGAAGATTTTTGgatgttttttaaaaggtttcGAAAATACCAGGCAAAACATGGACTTACAAATCAACCAACTGAATCAAACACAAGCAATTGTAGTGAAAG gtttaaaataaattgtgaaGTTGCAAATTTTGATGAAATTTTGGAGAAACGTCGTCACAAAAGTAAAAAGTCGACAAG ACCCACAGACAGATACAGTGAAGTAGACGATGGTTTAACAGCAACCAGACTCAAGGAATTCCACTCAGGAATTTTACATTATCTTGATTTCtgtcaaaaacaaagttttcaaaagttaaaaaaactgaaaactgAACAATCCAATCTTCCCATTGCTCAATACAGAGAGAGAATTGTAGAAGCTGTAAAAAGCTCACAG GTTGTTATAGTGGCTGGTGACACTGGGTGCGGAAAATCAACCCAAGTTCCACAGTATTTACTAAGATCTGGATTCACCAATATAGCTTGTACACAACCACGCAGAATAGCAGCAATCTCACTTTCAAAACGGGTTGGATTTGAGACATTGAACCAGTATGGTTCACAAGTGGCGTACAAAATTCG GTTTGAAGGAACAAAGACTTCATCAACGAGAATATTATTTCTAACTGAAGGTTTATTACTGCGACAAATGCAGCAAGATGGAAACCTTGCTCAGTATAGTGTTATAATATTAGATGAG ATCCATGAGCGTCACTTGCAGTCTGATCTTCTCCTTGGTTTGTTGAGAAATTTAATTTCTTCAGGAAACACAGAGTTACGTCTCGTGCTGATGTCCGCAACCATAAACCTTGAGttattttgcaaatattttgaagACTCGCCCGTCATTCAAGTTCCTGGACGACTTTATCCTATTCAAGTGCAATATCATCCTATTTCtatg GAGGACAAAGGAAACAAGTCAAGTAAATTAGATCCTCGGCCATATATCCGGATCTTACAGAAGATTGATAAAAAGTATCCGTCATCAGAACGAGGAgatttgttgatttttcttCCAGGAATGCAG GAAATAACAATAATAGAAGAAGCTGCCAAAGCTTATGCAGAGGAAACAAAAAACTGGATAATTCTTCCTCTTCATAGTACATTGTCCATAGAAGAGCAAAACAAA GTGTTTGATATAGCACCAGACGGTGTtagaaaatgcattttatcaACGAACATTGCCGAAACTTCTGTCACGGTTGACGGAGTTCGTTTCGTTGCCGATTCTGGCCGTGTAAAGGAGATGAGCTTCGATGCtcagtttaaaatgaaacgaCTTCAGGAGTTCTGGGTTAGCAGGGCAAGCGCTGAACaaagaaaag GTCGTGCTGGACGTACCGGACCTGGTGTTTGTTTCCGTCTTTATTCTGAGGAAGATTACGAAGCATTTGCTGAATATTCTGTACCTGAAATACAACGCGTGCCACTTGATTCTCTGATACTGCAG ATGAAGAGCATGGGAATCGATGATGTGCGGAAATTCTCGTTTATTGAACCTCCACCAGAGAGCGCTCTTAACAATGCAATACTCGGGTTGAAAGAACAGGAAGCGTTGGGGCGTGATGAAGAGATTTCTCCACTCGGAGAAATGTTAGCTCAGCTGCCAGTAGATGTCGCTATag GCAAAATGTTGATCATGGGAAGCTTATTTGACGTTATTGAGCCGGTGATGTCAGTTGCTTCGGTTCTCAGCGTTCAATCCCCTTATACAAGGTCAGCATATAATAACCCCGAGATGGTGGCAAGGAGGCGACCCATTGAATCCACACACGGAGATCCTATAACTTTACTCAATCTCTTTGATGAATGGATTAAG GTTAAAGCTGAGGGCAAAGCATCAAGTCGTACTTGGTGTAAAAGGCGGGGATTGGAGGAACAAAGATTTTATGAAATGGCAAATATTAAGAGGCAGTTCACCGATTTACTTCGA GGTAATTCCTTGTTGTCGGGTGAAAAAGAGTCGAGTCATGGTGGGGAGACGAGTCACAAACGTAAACAACGACATGCAGATCGAAAAAGATTACGTCAGCTTAAAGAGGAAGAAAG GACGGAATCTCGCAAACGtaaagttttgaaaatgaCCGATCATAAGTACGTCGCCGTAGCAACCGATGATGCGAGCGATGCAGATGATGATGAAACCGTTTCCTTGACGACCAACGTGAAGGATCTAGAGTTTAAAGTCCGACATGATCTCGATAAATTGTACAAG GCATCCAGTGAGGAGCGTAACTTTACTCTTAAAGATGTCATCTTGTTGAAAGTTATTCTATGTTCTGGTCTCTATCCCCAGCTAGCGTTTCCTGATAATTGTAATTCCTACACAGCAGATTCAGATCAA gttttcCACACAAAGAACAAACTTTTTGTTGTTCTTCACCCGAACAGTTACTTCGCGAATCACCCGGATATCCTTGAACCTGTTGGTAAggatgatgacatcacagagggCAAATCATCACAAAGGGGATTGTTAAGTCACAAACATCAGCTCTTGTCATATGTGTCACTGCTAGAAACAACCAAACCTTATTTAGTTAACACTATGAGG GTTCCTACCCTTCAGACTCTTCTTCTATTCTCACAATCATTGGACACAGATGGCGGATGTAAAAGGATAATTGTTGACGAATGGATTGAAATTTGCATCTCTGATGCCACACAAAGTCAAGGCATTGTCGCATCATGTTTACAACTTCGTACTGCTTGGAACcaacttttaaagttaagaATTAACGCTTCAAAGAAAgaag GCTTGGGTTCCACTCGTTCAACTCGAAACCTTCAAAAATTTCTTGGAATAAAACTTCCTGAATTTCTCGATTCCAAAGTTGAATACAAAGTACGAAGAATAACCGCTGCAGATAAAAAGAAACTTTATGTCGGACCCAACATCAATTCTGAGTACAGTGATGAAG AAATCGGAAATTTTGCTGTAAAATTATCCCAAGCTGTGCCTCACCCTTCTAAAGGAGGCATCCAGTTATCTCCATTCCTGACATATAACTGCTTGAGTGATGGCATGAACATGGGTGGGGATTACTTGCGAGAATTCTGGACATGCCCCAACTGTAATGTGAAGCTTCCTCTTACAGTATCAGAGCGGTTACGCCATCAAGCTGTTTGCACTGGAGAAGAAAATACAGAG GCTGACTGTGCCAGCACTTCACAGAATGAAGGAAGTACAGCAATACCTTCACTACAGAAGGACTACCACTGCACTGTTTGCAATGAAATGTTCAAATTTTCTGCCGTTGAAATCTTAAAACACAAACGTTCACATGCAAAACAATAG